The window GACGCCTGGGCGTGCTCGATGGACGCCTGGGCGTGCTCGATGGACGCCGAGGCGTAGTCGATAAGCGCCTGGGCTTGCGAGCGAACTCCTCGATTGCCACGCGCCAGCTCCTCGGCGAGGGAAGCCCACGACGATGCGGAGCCGCTCCGTAACCCTTGAAAACACCAAGGGCGCCCCAGTCGCCCGGGACGCCCTCGGTTCAGCTCACCTGCTCGACGCTCAGTGGTAGAACGCCTGCGGCAGGTGGAAGTTCGGCTGCTCGCGGTGCATCACCTGGGCGCGGGGCTCCGGCATCTCGCGGCCGAAGCGGGCCTCGGTGCGCTCGAAGTTCGGCGAGTGGCTGCTCTGGGCCTTGTCATTGTTGCCGGCGCCCTCGGGCTTCATCTCCTGCATCTGCTGGGGCGCGAGGTGCAGCTGCTCACCGGAGCCCTTGGCGCTCACTTCCTTGTTCTGCGAGCCGGTGTGCTGCGCCTTGTTCGATGCGCCCTGGCCGTCGTCGCGCGAGGGCTGGGTGGAGCCGAGCACCTCGGCCTGCTTGGCGTTGAAGTGCGGGCGCTCGCCGTCCTTGTTGGCGCGGCCCATCTTGTTCGTGGCGCTCTTGGCCACGGTGGCGCCCGTCTCGCGCTCGGCCGGGTTGTCGCCGGCGCCGAGGTGGATGCCGATGGACTGCTGCTTCTTGTCGGCCTTGTGCTCGCTCTTGCGCTGCACGTCGGCGGAGTCGCCGGTGCGCTCGGAGCCGGCCTCGCCGCCCATGGCCGCCTGCTGGGCCTGGGTCTGCATGTGGATGCGCTCGGTCGGGACCTGGGCGCGCTCGGCGATGCTCGCCGTGCCGTCCTTCGAGGCGCTCGAGCGCGCGATGGCGCCGTGGTTGGAGTGGTTCGGCTGCAGCACGTCGCGCGGATCAGCGAAGGCATTGCCAGCGAACATCCCGCCAGCCAGCGCAGCGGGCACAGCCAGCGACTTCATCCAGCTCTTCATGGGCTTCCCTCCAGGGAGTTGAGTTCGGCAGCACCGAGCGTAAAGCATGCGGCGTTCCAGGCGCGATGTGGGACCGCGTACGCGCCCAGATCACGGGTGCTTGGCTCTTCCGAAACCATTCACGAACGGATCAGAACGCGCGCGTCGGCCCTCGGAAATCCGAGCAGCGCGCGTTTGCTGGCAGCGAACCGCCAGTTCTTTTTCTCGGGAGAGGTGCGACAGCGGCGCACCTCGAAGGCGATCTACGGGGCAGGTGAAGCGCTGGCCTGCGGCGGCGGACGCGAAGGCGCGCGCTTCTCCTTCGGGCTCTTCGCGAGCGTGTCCTTGAGGTACTGGCCGGTGAAGCTGCCGGCGACGCGCGCGACCTCTTCCGGCGTGCCCTGGGCGATGAGCTTTCCGCCGCCGGAGCCGCCCTCAGGGCCGAGGTCGATCACGTGGTCGGCGCTCTTGATCACGTCGAGGTTGTGCTCGATGACCAGCACCGAGTTGCCCGCGTCGACCAGCCGGTTGAGCACCAGCAGGAGCTTGCGGATGTCGTCGAAGTGCAGGCCGGTGGTCGGCTCGTCGAGGATGTAGAGCGTGCGGCCCGTGCCCACGCGCGCGAGCTCGCGGGCGAGCTTGATGCGCTGGGCTTCACCGCCGGACAAGGTCGGCGAGCTCTGGCCGAGGCGGATGTACCCAAGGCCCACGTCGTCGAGCGTCTTCAGCACGCGGACGATGTCGCGGTGAACGGCGAAGTGCTCCATCGCCTCGCGGACGCTCATGTCGAGCACCTCGGCGATGTTCTTGCCCTTGTAGCGCACGCGCAGGGTGGCGTCGTTGAAGCGCTTGCCATGGCAGACGTCGCAGGGCACGAGCACGTCGGCGAGGAAGTGCATCTCCACCAGCTTGTAGCCGTCGCCTTCGCACGCCTCGCAGCGGCCGCCCTTCACGTTGAAGCTGAAGCGGCCCGGCGTGTAGCCGAACGCACGTGCTTCGGGAGTTTGCGCGAACACGTCGCGGACCGAGTCGAAGACCTTGGTGTACGTCGCCGGGTTCGAGCGCGGCGTGCGTCCGATGGGGCGCTGATCGATGTCGATGACCTTGTCCAGGTGCTCGAGGCCGTAGAGCGCCTTGTGCTTGCCCACCGGATCGCGGGAGCCGTGCAGGTGGCGCATCAGGGCAGGGAACAGGATGTCGTTGATGAGCGTGGACTTGCCTGCGCCCGACACGCCCGTCACCGCCACGAAGCCGCCCAGCGGCACATCGACGCTGAAGCCGGTGAGGTTGTTCTCGGCCACGCCCTCGAGGCGCAGCTTGGCCTTGCCTGGCTTGCGGCGCTCGCTCGGCACCGGGATCGCGAGGCGCCCCGAGAGGTAGCCGCCGGTGACCGACGTCTTGTCCTTCATCACCTCCGCGGGCGTGCCCTGGCTGACGACCTGGCCGCCCAATTCGCCGGCGCCGGGACCAAAGTCGATGAGCCAGTCGGCCTCGGCCATGGTCTCCTCGTCGTGCTCCACCACGATGACCGTGTTGCCCAGGTCGCGCAGCTTCTTGAGCGTGCCGAGCAGCTTGCCGTTGTCGCGCTGGTGCAAGCCGATCGAGGGCTCGTCGAGGATGTAGATGACGCCGGTGAGCTCACTGCCCATCTGCGATGCGAGCCGGATGCGCTGGCTCTCGCCGCCGGACAAGGTCGACGCGCCGCGATCGAGCGTGAGATAGCCCAGGCCCACGTCGAGCAGGAACGAGAGCCGGCTGCGGATCTCCTTCACCAGCTCGGTGGAGACGATGGTGTGGCTGTCGCTGAGCTTGAGCCCCGCGAGGAAGCCGATCGCCTCGGCCACCGTCATGCGCGAGAGCTCGACGATCGTGGTTGAGCCCACCTTCACGCAGCGGCTCTCCGGCTTGAGGCGCGCGCCCTGGCACTCGGGGCACGGCTTATCGGAGAAATACTTCATGTAGTACTGCCGCATGCCCTCGCTGGCGGTGTTCTTGAACCGCCGCATGAGCATGTTGACCACGCCCTCCCAGTGCATGCGGTAGCCGTGCACGGTGACGGTCTTGCCCTCGTTGCCCAGCAGCACCGCGTCCTGCTCGCGCTTGGTGAGCTTGTTCCAGGGCTTGTCGAGATCGATGTCGAAGGCGCGCGCCAAATGGTCGACGAGATCCGCCGTCCAGCCTTCGCCGCGCTCCATGCCGCTCGCCCAGGGCTCGATGGCGCCGCGGCGGATCGACAAGCTCGGATCCGGAATGATGAGGTCCGCGTCCATCTCCGGGCGCGTGCCGAGGCCCTGGCATTCCATGCACATGCCCTGGGGCGCGTTGAACGAGAACGACGCCGGCGTGAGCTCGCCAAAGCTCAGGCCGCAGAAGTGACAGGCGTTCAGCTCGCTGAAGACGGTGTCCTTGCTCTTCTCGCCGGTCTCGTCCGTCGCGATGAGCAGGCCCTTGCCCTCGCGCAACGCAGTCTCGACGGAGTCCGTGAGCCGATTGCGAATGTCGGGCTTCACGACCAGGCGGTCGATGACGAGCTCGATGTCGTGCTTGGACTTCTTGTCGAGCTCGAACTTCTCCTCCAGCGAGCGCAGCCGGCCGTCGATGCGCGCGCGGGCGAAGCCACGCTTGAGCGCGTCCTGCAAGATGTCCTTGTGCTCGCCCTTGCGGTTCGACACCAGCGGCGCGAGCAACTGCAGCTTGCTGCCCTCCTTGCGCTTCAAGATCTCCTCGACGATCTGCTGCGCGGTCTGCTTGCCCACCGGCCGGCCGCAGTTGGTGCAGTGCTGCACGCCGAGGTTGGCGTAGAGCACGCGCAGGTAGTCGTGGATCTCGGTGACGGTGCCCACCGTCGAGCGCGGGTTGTTCGAGGCTGCCTTCTGCTCGATGGAGATGGTCGGCGAGAGGCCGCGGAGGGTGTCGTACTTGGGCTTCTCCATCTGCCCGAGGAACTGGCGGGCGTACGCGGAGAGGCTCTCCACGTAGCGGCGCTGGCCCTCGGCGTAGAGGGTGTCGAAGGCGAGCGAGCTCTTGCCCGAGCCGGAGACGCCCGTGAAGACGACCAGCTTCTTCTTCGGGATGTCGAGCGAGATGTTCTTGAGGTTGTGCTCGCGCGCGCCGCGAACGCTGAGGAAGTCGGGTTCCATGGCCGGCTTGTATAACAGACGGCTCCGCACTGAACATCTGTTTATGCGGTCGAGGAGCGAGGGGGCCGGTAAGCGGCCGTGACTGTGCCGGCTTGGACACGATGAGGGCGCAAAAGCACGCTTGGGGTGAGGACGCCTGGCGCCTACTATTCCCGGTCGGGGCGGGCCGGGGAGCACTTCGCCTAGATGGTGGCAGGGCAAAGCGAGGCGACGAGGACGTGGCGTGGAGCGGCGCTTGCCGTCGCATTGCTGGCATGCGGGTGCAGCCGGCAGTTCTCGGCGCCTGCGGTCATTGCGGATGCGGGGCAGCCGCCCACGCTCGAGCAGGCCGTACCCGCGCGCGCCTTCGCAGGCCAGGTGGTGCTGCTTCACGGCGCGCATCTGGCTCCTCGCGCCGATGACAACTCGGTCCGGTTCGGCACTGCGCTGGCCAGCCTCGCGCCGGATGCCGGCGGCGATCCCGACGTCCTTCCTGTCGTCGTTCCGGACCTCGGCGCGGATGCGGCCGACGGCATCGCGGTGACCCTGACCGCCGGCGGCGAGGTGGCGTCGCTCGCGGGTGGTTTCTCGTACCGCGGGCCCGGGCACGTGAGCGCCCTCGACGTCCAGCCAGTGAGCGACCTGTCGCCGCGGCCTGGCGCGTTGGCCGTGGAGGATCCGCTCTTCGCGTACTGGATGGCCCGCTCGAACCAGCTGCTCGTGGACACGAACGGGATCCACGTGGCGGTCGCGCCGCCGCCGGGCTTCGTGCCCACGTCGTCGGACGCGGCCACGACCGCCGAGGGCATTCGCGGCTGGTTCTATGCGCCCGCCGATGGCGGCGGCACCGACGTGGTCGCGATCTTCGTCGGCGATGCGGGCGTGACCGCCTCCACGCAATCGATCGCCGCGGGCACGCAGGTCCGCGGGTTTCCCCAGGCGACGGTGGCGGTGGGGCCGCTGGCGCAGCAGATCGACGGCGCGGTGCCCATTGCGACGACGCAGCCTGTGCTCTGGACGTCGAAGGTCCCGGACCCGACCCTCACCGGCGCGTTCGATCTCGGGGTGGTGCTGGCCAATCCCGATGGCGGCGCGATGGGGCTCCAGGTCTTCCGGCTCGAGGTGGACGCCGGCGTGACGCCCGTGTCGACCGACGACGCGCCGGAGCTGGTGGGGCTCAACGTCCGCGCGGCCTCGCTGGCGCCGGACCTCAGCCAGTGGGACTTCGAGTGCGACGACCCGGCGTTCGTGAACCGCGAGATCCTCATGCGGCACGCGCTGGCCGCGTCGGCGGGGGCGAGCGAGCTCTTCGATCGAACCCATGACGCCACGGGCAAGCTGGTTGCCACGTGGGACGGCGTCTTCTACTCGGCCGATCCGCCGTTTCACCTCGAGGAGGACGACTTCAGCGGCCTGCGCCTCACCGACGCCATCACCGATCCCATCAGCGACTTCAGCCTCGACCTGAACTACGTGTCGTACGTGGGCGCGGTGCACCTCTCGCCGCCGCGCATCTCGTTCTACAACCTCACGGGCATCTTCGGCACCGACGAGCCGCTCGTGGCAGGCATCCAGACCGCCAGCTTCAGCCCGTCGAGCACGCGGGCCGCGGTGGTCACCCACTACCCGGCGGGCGTGGCCGTGGTGGACGCGTCGACGCTGATCTCGGACTCGAGCGCCTCGTTCCTCTCGGGCGCGGAGCCGCTCTCCACCATTCCTGCAGGGGCCATCGGAGATCTGCGCTGGATCGATGACACGCTCGCGTGCGCGACCACGGCCGCGGGCGTGCGGTGCGCGGCTCCCGACGCCTTGCTCCGCAGCGACGCGTGTCCCGTGCTCGGGGGCCAGCTCGAGCCCGCGGCGGGAGTCGAGCTCGCCAGCGATGGTCGCGGCACGCTGCTGGTGGTGAACCGAGCGCAGATCTGGAGCTGCACGCGCGGCGATGGCTGCGCCATGACCTGCACGCCGGCCAGCTTCGATGCACCGCCGAGCACCGGCGTCGGGGCGGTCGAGGTCTCCGAGGATCTGCAAGCCGTCGTGGTGGGCGCGAACGGCGATCAGGGCCCGTCGCTCACGTTGCTGCGCCCGGGAGAAGCAGGCCAGCACGTCGATGTGCCCGGCGAGTCGATGGCAGGGCTGGCGCTCTCACCCGATGGCCGTCGCTGCGTGACGGTGGGGACGCCGGCGCTCGTCGCGGTCGTTGACTTGGATTCGGCGCAGGTCGTGGCGCAGCTCGATGTGCTCGGCGGCAATCCCACCAGCGAGGCCTTCAGCGCGGACGGGCAGCGGCTCTATGTCGGTCTGGACACGCACTTCTTGCTCGAGTTCGACGTCTCGGACTTCGAAGGTGCGAGCGGTCCGGTGCTGCCCAGGCGCTCGGTGCCGACCTCGTTCGAGGTCGATGGAATCCGCTCGCTGCCCACCGGCGGAAAGCTGCTGCTGTTCTCGACCTACAACATCCAGGGCGATCTCCTCTGGGAGGTGCAGTGACTGCGCGCGCGCCGGCCGCCGCGCTGCTGCTCGCGTGCGCGTGCGGCCGGACGTTCTCAGCACCCGGCGCTGGGCCCGACGCGCCAATGCCACCTCCGATCCTTCTGGACGCCCAGCCGCAGCAGGCCTTCGCGGGCGCGGTGGTGGTGTTGCACGGAAGCGGGTGGGGCGCGCTGCCGCAAGACAACATCGTCCGGGTGGGGAATGCGCTCGCCCAGGTCACCGCCGTCGAGGACGACGCGCTGCAGGTGATCATGCCTGCGCTCGGGCCCGTGGCGCAGGACGCGGCCGTGTCGGTGACCGTGGCGGGCCAGACCGGCCACCTCCCGGGCGTGCTGCACTATCGCGGGCCCGGGCATGCGCAGCTCGCGCGGCTCCACCTGGAATCGGATCTCTCGGCGCAGCCTGCAGCGCTCGCGGTGAATGGCAACTGGCTCGCGCTCGCGACGACGCGCCAGGACCAGCTCCAGATCGAGAACTTCACCAGCACCGGGACCGTGCTCAGCACTTATTTCACCGACCCCACGGTCCTGCCGCTTCGTGGCTTTCTCACCAACGGCTCCTGGTGGACGCTCGGGCACCGCGACGTCGACTTCAGCGATCCGGCACAGCTCACTGCTGCCGCGCTGCCGCCGTCGACGCCGCTCGCGCTCCAGACCCCGGAGCTGCCGGGCGTGCGCGTGTGGGACGCCGTGGTGGGCCAACGCGGACCCATTCGCATCGGCGCGGTCGACGACGCCGCCGCGGGGCTGCACGTGGAGGGCGCGGTGGAGACCTCGGCAATCGAGCCGGACAACGCCAGCCCGGGCGCCGACCGCGTGGCGGTGGTGGCTGGTGTCGATGGAGGTCACGAGGTCTCGGTCTTCGAGATCCCGGCGCGGGGCAAGCCCTTGCAGCTCGCGCAGCGGCCGCTCGCGCTTCCTCCCGGGACCGCGCTGGGCCCGGTGGCGCTCACGCCGGATCTGGAGACGCTGCTCGCCCTCGCCCAGACGCCGCTGGTGAGCCAGGTGATGGCGCTCGACCTCTCGCCCGACGCCGGCGCGGCGACGCCGCTCACGCCCTTCATCGACGGCATGGACGCCATCGCCGCGAGCGACACGAACTTCGCGGTGGCCACGGGGCACGGGCTGCCCTACGTGCGCGTCTACGACTACGACGGCGTCTATCGCGAGCTCATCCCGCTGGCGTCGAGCGCCACCGTGATGACCCGCGATTCCCAGCCGCCGTTCCACATCTTCGTGGCCCAGCCGTCGCCGCCGGAGGTGCTGGAGCTCGACTACGCGAACCAGACCGTGCTCCAGACCCTGCCGCTGAGCGCGGGCCTCAACGCCGGCGCGTTCAGTCCGTCGGGCGCGCGCTTCGCGGTCTCCACCTACTTCCCCTGCCAGCTCGCGGTGATGGACTCGGCCTCGATGGAGGTGCCCAGCCGCGGCGGGATGAGCGCCGGTGCGCAGCCGGGTGATGACTCGTCGCAGCCGTTCATTCGGCAGCTCGGCTGGCCCAACGAGAGCTGGGTCTGCGGCACGGTGAACGGCGTGAAGCTCGTCTGCAGCCACGACAACGACTTCTTCTCGCCCGACGCGTGCGTGCTGCCGCTGCCGCAGGCCAGCCAGCCCACCGCGCGGCTCAGCACCCACGGCGACGGCAAGGTCTACGCGTCGGCCGATGCGAGCTCGGTGGTCTGCGATCTGAGCGGCGGTTGTCCCACGCGGTGCTCGCCGACCTTCCTCGATGGCCAGATCGCCGCGAGCGTCGACCTGCTGCAGTTCAGCGCGGACGGGCAGCACGCGCTCGCCACCGACTCCGAGCCGACCTACGTCGCCATCCAGGCGTTCTCGACGGACGCAGGCGCGAGCATCCCGCCGCTCGTGGTGCCAGATGGCGTGGCGTACGGCATCGCCGTCCATCCCTCGCTGCCGCTGGGCGTGGTGGCCGCGCGGCCCGAGTCGCTGCTGGTGAACCTCGACTCGGGACAGGTGGTGGCGCACTTCGACACCGTGCTCGCGCCAGCGCGCAGCGCGGGGTTCAGCCCCGACGGCTCGCGCGTGTACCTGGGCACCGAGCTGGGCGACGTGATCGCCTACGACCTGGCGGGGCTTCAGGACGGCGCCGTTCCCACGCTCCGGCCCGAGGGCGCAGTTCACGCGGGCTTCTCCATCGAGACGATGATCGTCGACCCGACCGGCTCGAGGCTGATTGTCTTTTCTTCGCAGAGCTCGAGCGACGCGCTGTGGGTCGTGGAGTAGTCACGGCACGATCCACTCGGGATGGTTCTCGTCGCGGAGGGAGACGAGGTAGCAGCCCTTGGAGAGCAGCGCCTGGCCCGGCCCGAACGTGAGGTGCGGGTAGTAGGCCGAGAAGTTCTCCAGCCCGGAGAAATGGTCCACGCCCTCGAGCAGGTAGTCGCGCAGGAGGTTGTGCTTCATGTGCATGAAGCCCTCGCTGAGCACGGTGAGCGCGAAGAAGGTCTGGTCCTGAATGCGGCGCACGTCGGGCGTGCTGGGGATGGCGCCGCTGGCGAGCCAGCTCCCCACGCGGCGGAAGCGCACCTCGGCGGAGGACGCGGGCTCGAACGGCTGTGCCACGATGCCCGTCGTGGGTGCGAGCGCGCGTGCAAGCGCGAGGTCGCCGCGCAGCAGCGTGGCCGAGAAGTAGGTCGGCACAGACACGCCCGAACCGAGCGGGCCGAGCTCGTCCGCGTCGAGCCAGATCACGAGCGCATCCGCGCCGAGCTCGCGCGCGCGCCGCGCGATGGCCTCACCGTCCGTCACGCGCGTCGTGGTGAGCCGAACGTCGGTGCCACGTCGGGTGAGGGCATCTGCGAGAGCGTCGGCGCCACGCTCGCTCGCCGCATCTTTCCCGACGACCTGAAGCACGCTCCCCGTGCCGTCTCGCGCCAGCCGCGAAGCGATCGCCGCAGCCTCGACGGCGGTGCCACCCGAGAGGTAGCGCGCGGTGCCTCCGTCGCCGAGCGCGGGTGGGGTGTCGACGTTCGGCATCAAGCAGGGGAGCTGGCGCGCCTGACAGAAGTCGTCGACGGGCTGCCACGAATCGCCGCCGAGCCCGCTCACCAGGGCGAACACGGGCTGCGCGCGGTACTGCGCCTCGAGCTGGCGCCGCCAGCTGTTCGGCGGGCCGTGCAGCTCCCAGACGTGCAGCGCCCAGTCGCCATAGAACTCGGGCCAGCTCGTGATCTGCCGTGATCGGTGATCGACGGCGTTCGCGGTCTTCTGGCGGAAGAACGTCTCCAGCACCTTGAGCATCGCCGCGCGCTCGCTCGCGCGCGTGCCCGGGGTGATCACCGTGGCCAGGTGGATGGTCTTTCCCTCGACGCCCTCCGAGGGCTTCGCCGAGAGCTGCCGCAAATACCCGACCAGCGCCTCGGCATCGGCCTTGGGAAGCTGATAGCGCGGCATGAGCGGATCGAGCGTGTTCCCGGCCGGGTCGACGCCTCGCTCGATGGCGCGAATCAAGGCCGCGTCGGTGTACGGCGGCCGGGCCCGCGACCTGAGCGGCCGCGCGGTCGACAGGAACGGCGCGGCGATCGGCGGGACGACCTTGCGGCCCTCGATGGATCCCATGCCGCTCTGGCCATGACAGGTGGCGCAGCTGAGCTGACGACCGGTGACAGCCACGTCGCCCTCGACCGTGGCCCGCACCGGCGCGCCGGTCGAGAGCAGGCCTGTGCGGTAGAGCCGCTGGCCCGAGTCGGTGCTGCGCGCGGCATGGGCCGTGAGCGAGAACGCGAGGGCGGCCGCGCTAGCGATGAGCGTCGAGTGCATGGAGCTGTCCGGCGAGCTCGTGGGCGGTGAGGAAGCCGTCGATGCGCACCCAGTCCTTGCCGTGAGCGCCGCGGAGGAGGGTGATCGGCCGGTGGTTGCTCTTGTCGCCGCCGTAGGCCTCGAAGGCCGTGAGCAGGCTGCGGATGTCCTGGGTCGCGCCGGTGTAGAAGCGCCAGCGCGCGGGCGCGTGGAAGCGATTTGCGTAGGCCTTGAGCACGTCGGGGCGGTCGTTCTCGGGATCGATCGAGATCGACACCAGCCGCACCGCGCTCGACGGGCCGAGGGTCTGGTCCAGGCCGCTGAACGTCGCGCTCATCACCGGGCAGATGGTGGAGCAGGTGGTGAAGACGAAGTTCACCGCCACCGGCACGTCATCGGGGAGTGCCTGCGCGAGCGACACCTGCTTGCCGTCTTGATCGGTGAGTGTCACCCCGGGGAGCGTGTAGCGGTGCACCGAGCGCAGCGTGTGCGTCGGCGGCGCCTTCTCGTCGTGGTCGGGGCAGGCGTGTGCCGCCTGCGGCAGCGTCATCAGCAAGAGCGGAGTCCAACGGAGCCAGCGCAGCATGGGTCCTCCTCAAGGTGAGCAATGCGAAACGGAAGGCGCGGCGTCCTCGAGCACGGCGAGTGTGGCCGTCGCGATGAACGGCGCCTGCGCCGCGCTCTCGACGCGGAGCGTGAACGGAAACTGCCCCGGCGCGGTGGGCGTGCCCGAGAGGACGCCCGTGGCGTCGAGGGACATGCCGGGCGGGAGCTGACCCGACGCGACCTCCCACTTCGACGCGGTCGCGCCCACCAGGTGAAACGTCTGGTGGTACGGGGCGGCCACGTGGGCGAGCGGGAGCTGCCGCGGCTCGAGTTGCAGCGGCGCGGGCGGCTGGGCCACGAGCGCGGCGTAGGCAGCGGCGACGTCGAGCGCGCCGTGGCCCGAAGTCTGGTCGGGCCCGGGCGCGCCGAGATCGCGCGCGTTGTCGAGCAGCAGGTTCTCGAGGTCCGCGGGCGAGAGCGTGGGCTGTGCGCCGAGGAGAAGCGCGGCGGCACCGGCCACGTGCGGCGCCGAGAACGACGTGCCCGTCACCGACGCGTACTGCGCCACACCGGCGAGCGTGAGATCCGAGGTGAGCACCTGCACGCCCGGCGCGACGAGATCCGGGAACACATCGCCCGTGCACGACGACGGCCCGCGGCTGCTGAACGAGGCCACGCTGCCGCTGCTGTCGAGCGCGCCGATGGAGAACGCGCCTGGATTGTTTGACGGGCTGAGCCCCGTTCCTGCTGCAGGGCCCGCGTTGCCGGCGGAGAACACCACCAGGATGCCCGCGGTGCGCATGGCGTCGAGGTCGGCCTCGAATTCGGGGTCGCACGCGCCGATCGTCGCGCTGCCCCACGAGGCGTTCACGATGTTGGGTGCGTCGTCGGTGGAGGGATCGCCGTCGGGATCGAGGAGCCACTGAAAGGCCTGGTGGACGGTGCTCGCCGTGGTCTGGCCGGAGCTGTCGTAGATGCGCGCGGCGATCCACGTCGCGCCGGGGGCCATGCCGATGGGCGCGCCCGAGGCGTTGCCGCCCACCATCAGGCCCATGGTCTGCGTGCCGTGGCCGATGGTGTCGAACGGCTGCGGGGTGTGGTCGTACGGATCGAACCAGCTGTTCGCCCCGCCGCGGAAGCTGCCCCGGAGGTCGGGGTGCTTCACATCGACACCGGTGTCCATGTTC of the Deltaproteobacteria bacterium genome contains:
- a CDS encoding IPT/TIG domain-containing protein, which translates into the protein MPPPILLDAQPQQAFAGAVVVLHGSGWGALPQDNIVRVGNALAQVTAVEDDALQVIMPALGPVAQDAAVSVTVAGQTGHLPGVLHYRGPGHAQLARLHLESDLSAQPAALAVNGNWLALATTRQDQLQIENFTSTGTVLSTYFTDPTVLPLRGFLTNGSWWTLGHRDVDFSDPAQLTAAALPPSTPLALQTPELPGVRVWDAVVGQRGPIRIGAVDDAAAGLHVEGAVETSAIEPDNASPGADRVAVVAGVDGGHEVSVFEIPARGKPLQLAQRPLALPPGTALGPVALTPDLETLLALAQTPLVSQVMALDLSPDAGAATPLTPFIDGMDAIAASDTNFAVATGHGLPYVRVYDYDGVYRELIPLASSATVMTRDSQPPFHIFVAQPSPPEVLELDYANQTVLQTLPLSAGLNAGAFSPSGARFAVSTYFPCQLAVMDSASMEVPSRGGMSAGAQPGDDSSQPFIRQLGWPNESWVCGTVNGVKLVCSHDNDFFSPDACVLPLPQASQPTARLSTHGDGKVYASADASSVVCDLSGGCPTRCSPTFLDGQIAASVDLLQFSADGQHALATDSEPTYVAIQAFSTDAGASIPPLVVPDGVAYGIAVHPSLPLGVVAARPESLLVNLDSGQVVAHFDTVLAPARSAGFSPDGSRVYLGTELGDVIAYDLAGLQDGAVPTLRPEGAVHAGFSIETMIVDPTGSRLIVFSSQSSSDALWVVE
- a CDS encoding S8 family serine peptidase, giving the protein MRHLPSCALAAPLAALLLGAVCACEVGAPAQDPTCTQGQGLVSVVIHLKADDRPVALRASRASLASALTARGLARQANVRDLLQVRGAEHVVPLPVANAIAARVPASMIAELVRRPEVARVSLDLPQRVPEVTYSAPTAPAWNLSSTGAPSLWAMGLTGSGVVVANMDTGVDVKHPDLRGSFRGGANSWFDPYDHTPQPFDTIGHGTQTMGLMVGGNASGAPIGMAPGATWIAARIYDSSGQTTASTVHQAFQWLLDPDGDPSTDDAPNIVNASWGSATIGACDPEFEADLDAMRTAGILVVFSAGNAGPAAGTGLSPSNNPGAFSIGALDSSGSVASFSSRGPSSCTGDVFPDLVAPGVQVLTSDLTLAGVAQYASVTGTSFSAPHVAGAAALLLGAQPTLSPADLENLLLDNARDLGAPGPDQTSGHGALDVAAAYAALVAQPPAPLQLEPRQLPLAHVAAPYHQTFHLVGATASKWEVASGQLPPGMSLDATGVLSGTPTAPGQFPFTLRVESAAQAPFIATATLAVLEDAAPSVSHCSP
- the uvrA gene encoding excinuclease ABC subunit UvrA, translating into MEPDFLSVRGAREHNLKNISLDIPKKKLVVFTGVSGSGKSSLAFDTLYAEGQRRYVESLSAYARQFLGQMEKPKYDTLRGLSPTISIEQKAASNNPRSTVGTVTEIHDYLRVLYANLGVQHCTNCGRPVGKQTAQQIVEEILKRKEGSKLQLLAPLVSNRKGEHKDILQDALKRGFARARIDGRLRSLEEKFELDKKSKHDIELVIDRLVVKPDIRNRLTDSVETALREGKGLLIATDETGEKSKDTVFSELNACHFCGLSFGELTPASFSFNAPQGMCMECQGLGTRPEMDADLIIPDPSLSIRRGAIEPWASGMERGEGWTADLVDHLARAFDIDLDKPWNKLTKREQDAVLLGNEGKTVTVHGYRMHWEGVVNMLMRRFKNTASEGMRQYYMKYFSDKPCPECQGARLKPESRCVKVGSTTIVELSRMTVAEAIGFLAGLKLSDSHTIVSTELVKEIRSRLSFLLDVGLGYLTLDRGASTLSGGESQRIRLASQMGSELTGVIYILDEPSIGLHQRDNGKLLGTLKKLRDLGNTVIVVEHDEETMAEADWLIDFGPGAGELGGQVVSQGTPAEVMKDKTSVTGGYLSGRLAIPVPSERRKPGKAKLRLEGVAENNLTGFSVDVPLGGFVAVTGVSGAGKSTLINDILFPALMRHLHGSRDPVGKHKALYGLEHLDKVIDIDQRPIGRTPRSNPATYTKVFDSVRDVFAQTPEARAFGYTPGRFSFNVKGGRCEACEGDGYKLVEMHFLADVLVPCDVCHGKRFNDATLRVRYKGKNIAEVLDMSVREAMEHFAVHRDIVRVLKTLDDVGLGYIRLGQSSPTLSGGEAQRIKLARELARVGTGRTLYILDEPTTGLHFDDIRKLLLVLNRLVDAGNSVLVIEHNLDVIKSADHVIDLGPEGGSGGGKLIAQGTPEEVARVAGSFTGQYLKDTLAKSPKEKRAPSRPPPQASASPAP
- a CDS encoding SCO family protein, producing MLRWLRWTPLLLMTLPQAAHACPDHDEKAPPTHTLRSVHRYTLPGVTLTDQDGKQVSLAQALPDDVPVAVNFVFTTCSTICPVMSATFSGLDQTLGPSSAVRLVSISIDPENDRPDVLKAYANRFHAPARWRFYTGATQDIRSLLTAFEAYGGDKSNHRPITLLRGAHGKDWVRIDGFLTAHELAGQLHALDAHR
- a CDS encoding ABC transporter substrate-binding protein, translating into MHSTLIASAAALAFSLTAHAARSTDSGQRLYRTGLLSTGAPVRATVEGDVAVTGRQLSCATCHGQSGMGSIEGRKVVPPIAAPFLSTARPLRSRARPPYTDAALIRAIERGVDPAGNTLDPLMPRYQLPKADAEALVGYLRQLSAKPSEGVEGKTIHLATVITPGTRASERAAMLKVLETFFRQKTANAVDHRSRQITSWPEFYGDWALHVWELHGPPNSWRRQLEAQYRAQPVFALVSGLGGDSWQPVDDFCQARQLPCLMPNVDTPPALGDGGTARYLSGGTAVEAAAIASRLARDGTGSVLQVVGKDAASERGADALADALTRRGTDVRLTTTRVTDGEAIARRARELGADALVIWLDADELGPLGSGVSVPTYFSATLLRGDLALARALAPTTGIVAQPFEPASSAEVRFRRVGSWLASGAIPSTPDVRRIQDQTFFALTVLSEGFMHMKHNLLRDYLLEGVDHFSGLENFSAYYPHLTFGPGQALLSKGCYLVSLRDENHPEWIVP